ATCTGGACGTTCAACAACTTCGACGACATCTACCTGCTCACGGGCGGCGGCGCGGGCACCCAGGTGGTCTCGGTCCGCGTCTTCGACTACATGACCGCTCGCGGCGACATCGGCGCGGCGGCGGCGCAGGCTCTCGTGCTCGCGCTCATCCTCGCCGTGCTCGTCGGCGTCTACCTCAAGCTCTTCGGGCGACAGGAGGAACAGGCATGAGCAGCCTCACCCGCGACCGGATCGAGAACCGGCTGATCGCGATCCTTCGGCCCATCGTGATCTCCGTGCTGCTGATCGTGGCCGTCTTCCCCTTCTACTACATGGTCCTGCTCAGTTTCCGCTCGCTCGACTCTCTCCTGCAGAACCCCGGGGCGCTGTGGATCTCGATCGAGGAGCTCGATCTCTCGACGTACCTCGACGTCCTGCTTCCGGTCTCGGACGGCGGCCAGGGCTTCATCGTCTTCATGCGGAACTCGCTGCTCGTCGCCCTGTCGACCGTGGCGCTCACGCTCCTCGTCGCGATCCCGGGTGCCTATGCCGTCAGTCGGCTGAAGTTCTTCGGTCGCCGTCAGGTGTCGGGGCTGTTCCTCGCGGTGTACTTCTTCCCCGCGATCCTCCTCGCCGTCCCGCTCTTCGTGTTCTTCACCCAGCTCGGTCTGCGCGGGTCCCTGATCGCCCTCGTGATCGTCTACGTCTCGCAGGTGGCGGCGGTGTCGATCTACACCCTGAAGAACTACTTCGCGACCGTCCCGGTGTCGCTCGAGGAGGCGGCCGCGATCGACGGGTGCACGAGACTGCAGACGATGCGGAAGATCAGCCTGCCGCTGGCAATGCCGGCGCTGGTGTCGAACGGCCTGTTCATCTTCATGATCGCGTGGAACGAGTTCCTCTTCGCGCTGCTGTTCCTCGTCGAGCGACGAGACTCCTGGACGGTCTCGCTCGGTCTGTCCCAGCTCTCGGGGAGCATCGAGGTGCCGACGACCGTTCTCATGGCGGGGTCGGTCATCCTGACCCTGCCCATCATCATCTTGTTCTTCGCCTCTGAGCGACTCCTCGTCGGTGGGCTGACCGCCGGCGCAGAGAAGGGATGACCCCGATGCCTCACATCGTGCAGTTCACCGCGCCCGGATCCGTCGAGGTCGTCGAGATCGTTCCTGCTCCGCTCGTCCCCGGCTCCGTCCGCGTCGCCACCTGGTACTCGGGGATCTCCGCGGGTACGGAGCTCACTGCGTACCGCGGCACGAACCCCTACCTCACGAGCACCTGGGACTCGCAGCGGCGCCTCTTCGTCCCGGGCGAACCGAGCTTCGGGTACCCCGTGCAGGGGTGGGGCTACTCCGAGGTCGGCGAGGTCGTCGAGGTCGCCGATGACGTGACCGCGCTGGCAGTCGGAGACGTCGTGCACGGGATCTGGGGGCACCGCTCCGATGCTGTCCTGCCGGCGGCTGCACTGGAAGGACGGTTGCTTCCCACCGACGCCGACCCCCTGCTCGGGACATTCGCGAGGGTTGCGTCGATCGCGCTCAACGGCGTGCTCGCGGCCGACGTGCGGCTGGGAGAGCGGGTCGCGATCTTCGGTCAGGGGGTGATCGGGCTCTTGGCGACGCGCCTCGCCACGCTCGCGGGCGGGCGTGTGTATGCCGTCGACACGGTGCCGGACCGCCTCGAGGTCGCCCGCAGATTCGGCGCCGCAGAGGTGGTGGACGCCCTCATCGACGGGGGCGCGGGGGCCCGTATCCGCGAGCTCACGGGCGAGGGCGTCGACAGCGCCATCGAGCTGTCGGGCAGCGACCGGGCGCTCCACGAGGCGATCCGGAGTGTCGTGGTCGAGGGGATCGTGGCGGCATCCGGCTTCTATCAGGGAGGGGCGGTGAACCTCCACCTGGGCGAGGAGTTCCATCACAACCGGGTCCGCATCCTCGCGAGTCAGATCTCCGGTGTTCCGGTCGGGCTCGGTGGCCGGTGGGACCAGTCACGTCTCGTCCGCACCGTGATGGCGCTCATGCTCGAGGGGCGGCTCGACGCCGCCGCCCTCGTGACCGATGTCGTCGATGTCAGCGACGTCGCCGACATCTTCCGGCGTCTGGATGCCGGTGACTCGGCCATCCTGCAGGCTGTGCTGGCCTTCGAACGCGCGCCGAGGTCGCTGTGACGGCGAAAGCGCTCGGAGACATCCCGGATCATCGACCGCTGATTCCCCGTGACCCGCCGGCTGTCGGGCTCATCGGGGCCGGCGCAATCGCGCGGAGCGCCCACCTCCCCGCGTATCGCGCATGGGGAGTGCCAGTGGTCGCGGTCGCCTCGCGCGACGCCGCCGACGCACGAGCCCTCGCCGCGGACTTCGCGATCACCCGGGTGCACTCCACGGTCGAGGAGCTCCTCGCCGACCCGGCGGTGGCGGTCGTCGACCTCGCGACCGGCCCGCGGGGACGGATCGACCTCATCGAGGCGGCGGTCAGCGCGGGCAAGCATGTCCTTGCGCAGAAGCCACTGACCATCGACGAGGCCGATATGCCGCGACTCGCGGAGATCGTCGCCGGCGCCCGCGCGCGGGGATTGCGCCTCGCGGTCAACCAGAACGCGCGGTGGGCCCCCGCATGGCGGCTCGCCACGCTGCTCGTCCGCGGTGGGGCGATCGGTGAGGTCGTCGGGATCACCCACCTGCACGACAAGCCGCTCCCGCCTCTGGCAAGTACGCCGTTCGACGCCGTTCCGCACATGCTCCTGGCCGACTACCTCGTTCACTGGATCGACATCAGCCGCTGCTGGCTCGAGGGCGCGCGCGTGGACGCGGTGTGGGCGAGCGAGTCGAGGGTCCCGCAGCAACCGGCGTCCGCTTGCAATCCGTGGAACGCCGACGTCCGGTTCCGGACCGATCGCGGTGCGACCGCGGTCGTGCGGATCGTCGGCGATTCCCGCGCGACGGGCGGCGGCTGTCCGTTCTGGATCCACGGAACCGAGGGAACCCTCCGGGGGAGCGTCCTTCGCGGCAGCGATCAGCTCGAACTCGACCGCGACGGCGACGTGACGACCTTCGCAGTAGAGGGTCAGTGGTTCCCGGACGGCTTCGCCGGCGCGATGGGGGAGCTCCTCTCGGCCGTCGTGTCCGATCGTGAGCCTGAGAACTCTCTCGCGCACGTGCTCGCCACCGCGCGTCTCGGGTTCGCCGCTGTCGCCTCAGCCGAGGAGGACGGAGCGCCGGTGCATCCGCACGACCTTCTCCTCACGCGCGCGACCTCCGAAAGCGTGGTCACTCCATGACCGAGACCCATGACATTCCGGTGACCGACCGCGCGCGCGTCTATACGGAGGGGTGGCAGAGCTGGAGCCCCACGACCTGGTATCGACGCGGGGAGCCGCCGCACCGCCCCGACGAGGGGTGGCAGCATCTCATGAGGTTCCGACCCGGGCATCCTGCGCCCGAGGGTCTCCTGCAGGGCGAAGGCCTCGTCGTGGTCGACCCGGGCGGCGGCGGTGCCGCCGAAGTCTTCGCCGCGCTCGACGCTTCGGAGCGTGTGCCGACCATCCATGCGAGCTGGCGTGGCGACCGCGTCATCGTCACCGCGGAGGACGGCGTCGAGCGGTGGACGGCAGCGCCGTCGGATGACCCCGGTGACGCCGCACTCGCGGCATTCGGATCGCGGTTCGGTGCCGCTGCCGGAGCGCGGACCGGCTCACCGACGCCGCGCGTCTGGTGCACCTGGTACCAGTACTTCGAGGACGTGACGGCGGCGCATGTCGTCGAGAATCTGCGCGCCATCGACGCAGGCGCCCTCGGCGAGGGTGTCGATGTGGATGTCGTGCAGATCGACGATGGCTGGAGCCTTGGCACGGGTGAATGGACGGCACCCAACCCGCGCTTCGGTGACCTGAGCGAAGCCGTCGCCGCCATCCGCGACACCGGGCGTCGTGCCGGCGTCTGGCTGGCGCCGTTCAGCGTCGGTTCGCGGTCCGACCTCGCCGTGCGCCACCCCGATTGGCTCACCGGGCCGGCCGGGTACAACTGGGGCGACGAGCTCATCGGTCTCGACCTCACCCACCCCGGAGTCCGCGATTACCTCTCCGAGGTCTTCACCCGGCTACGCACCCTCGGCGTCGACTATCTCAAGCTCGACTTCCTGTACTCCGGGGCCGTCCCAGGCGCCCGTCATGAGGACTTCACCCCCGTCGCCGCCTATCGGTCGGGGCTCCAGCTCATCCGCGACGTCATGGGGGAGGACGCGTACCTCCTCGGTTGCGGTGCTCCGATCCTGCCGAGCGTCGGGCTCGTCGATGCGATGCGCGTCTCACCCGATACCTTCCACGAGGGCGGCGAGGACGGCTCGCAGGGGATGCGGGGACGGATGTCACTGGAAGCGCGCTCCTGGCAGGACCGACGCCTCTACACCACCGATCCGGATTGCCTCGTCGCCAGGCCCGGCTTCGCCCTGCGGGACGAGTGGGCGGAGGTCGTCCTGAACGCACCCGGGGTCCGGGGGTTCAGCGACCGGATCGCGGACCTCGACGCGCACGGGCGGGAGCTCGTGCGCCGATTGCTCACGGAGGGGCCGGTATGACCGACATCGATCTCGACAGCCTGCGCGCGCGCATCCGTGCGCTCGTCACCGAGCTGTATCCCGACCATGTCGACCAGGTCGTCGATGATCTCCTCGCTCTGGCCGAACGGTGGGCGCCGCTGCTCGGACGCGTCGGTACCGGCCGACCCGACGAAGGGACGGCGTATCTCATCACCTACGGCGACGCGTTCCGCCGGAAGGGGGAAACGCCTCTCCACACGCTCGCCGATGTGGTGCGCCGTCACGTCCGCGACGCGGTCACCGACATCCATCTCCTCCCCATCTACCCGTGGACCTCCGACGACGGCTTCGGAGTCGTGGACCACCGCCAGGTGAACCCCGACCTCGGCACCTGGGACGACATCGCGGAGCTGCGCGCCGACCACGCCCTCGCGCTCGACTTCGTTGCCAACCACGTCTCGACTTCGAGCCCCTGGTTCCAGGGTTGGCTCGCAGACGACCCGCGCTACGCCGGGTACTTCCTCGAGCCCGGTCCCGACTTCGACACCTCCCGGGTCGTGCGACCGCGTACATCGCCGCTCACGCACGAGTACCCGCGCCCGGATGGCCGGGTCGCCCGAGCGTGGACGACCTTCGGACCCGATCAGGTCGACATCGACCCGTCCACGCCGGCCGCGATGCTCGATCTCACGGATGTGCTGCTGGGCTACCTCGCCCGCGGCGCGACGACGGTGCGGCTCGACGCCATCGGCTTCCTGTGGAAGGAGTCGGGCACCACCTGCATCCATCTGCCGCAGACGCACGCCGTGATCCGGCTGTGGCGGGTGCTCGTGGATGCGCTGGCGCCCGGGACACTGCTGCTGACCGAGACCAACGTGCCGCATGCCGACAACATCACCTACTTCGGCGACGGCTCGAACGAGGCGCAGATGGTGTACCAGTTCGCCCTCCCGCCGCTCGTCCTGCATGCCTTCGTCACCGGCGATGCCGGTGCGCTCTCGCGATGGGCCTCGGGAATCGTTCCGGTGAGCGAGACGGCGACGTGGTTCAACTTCCTCGCCAGTCACGATGGCATCGGACTTCGGCCCACTGAGGGACTCCTGACCGACGAGGATCGCACGATGCTCGTCGAGCGCACCCTCGCGCGCGGCGGTCGGGTGTCGATGGCGCGACGCCCGGATGGCTCGGAGAGTGTGTACGAGCTAAACACGAACTTCCTCGATGCGCTCGTGGATCCCGGCTCATCCGATCCGGATGCGGAGGCCGTCGCGCGCGGACTGGCCGCGCACGCGATCCTGCTCTCGGTCGTCGGGGTGCCGGCGATCTACTACCACTCCCTGCTCGGGTCGGGCCAGGACCGCGTCGGGATGGAGGAGAGCGACATCCCGCGCCGCATCAATCGCGAGGTCCTCGATGCCGACGCGCTCGACCGCGAGCTGGGGTCCTCCGAACGGCGTCGGGGAATGCTGGAGGGTTTGCGTTCCCTGCTGGCGGCCAGGCGGCAGCATCCGGCCTTCTCGCCCTTCGCCGATCAGCGAGTGGAGACGATCGATCCGCGCGTGTTCGTGGTCCGACGGGCCCCCGGGACGGCCGAGGAGGTCATGGCCGTCGTGAACGTCAGCGGAGATGCCGTGGATCTTCCGGATCTCTGCGGGCGCGACGTGCTCACCGGTCTCGAACTCGACAGCGTCCGGCTCCCGCCCTTCGGGTTCGTCTGGTTGCGTCCCTGAGACGCCTCGTGCGATCGGGCCTCCGGGCCTGCACGCCACCTACCCTTGAGACTGTGAACACAGGCCGTCGAACGCTGGTGGCGACCGACATCGACGGCACACTCGTCCCCGACGGCACGCTCGAACTTCCCGACTACACCGCCGACGTCCTGCGCCGCCTCGACGCCGCGGGCGTCGCCGTCGTCTTCGTCACGGGCCGACCCCTCCGCTGGATGACCGGCTTCTGGCCGCACGTCGGAAACCACGGCATGGCGATCGTCTCGAACGGCGCCATCACGTACGACGCCCACGCGCGCGAGATCATCTCACTCACCGGCATCGAAGCCGAGGATGGTCTCGCCCTCTCGGCGATCATCTCCGCCGAGCTCCCCGGCGCACGGTTCGCGATCGAGTGCGCCGACGGCATCCGTCTCGACCCGCGATTCGCTGCACGCACCGCCGTCGCAGGGGCGCCGCGCGGACCGCTCCGCGAGATCTGGACCGACCCCGCGGTGAAGCTTCTCGTGAGGGATCCGGATGTCGATGCCGACCTGCTGCACGGCAGGATCGCCGCGATCGTCGGCGACGCCGCGACCGTGACCTGGACCATGCCGGGTCTTGTCGAGATCAGCGCGGCCGGCGTCACGAAGGCCAGCGCCCTGCACACCCTCTGCGGGCGCCTCGACGTCGACCCCGCCGAGGTCATCGCCTTCGGCGACATGCCGAACGACATCCCGATGCTGTCGTGGGCCGGCACGAGTTACGCGATGGCGGGCGCTCATCCGTCCGTCCGTGAGATCGCCGATCGCACCGCGCCCGCCTCCGCCGAGGAGGGCGTCGCCCAGGTGCTCGAACACCTCCTCGCCGAGGTCTGACGCCCGACCGATCGGCGCTCGCGCGTATCACCACCACGCCGATGCCCTCTCTCACGGGGAGGAGGACACCGATGTCCGTTCTAGCAGCCCCCGCCGTCACGCCGCCGACCATCACCACGACTCCGCGTCGCGGCATCCGATTCTGGATCCGTCGCTACCTGCTCGCGGAGATCGTCGGCACCGCCACCCTCCTTCTTCTCGGACTGCTGATCCTCGAGTGGATCACCCACCCCGTCGCCGTCGCGGTCGCGGCGATCATCGGCGAGAGCCTGGGGTTCTACGCCGTCCTCGCGACGATCGTCGTCCTCGAGCAGCGCCGGCTCGGGCGCCGCGGCTTCCGCGCGCTCACCCTCACCGTCGTCCTCCTGGCCGCCGAGTTCGGCGCCGCCGAGCTGGTCGACTCGCTCGTCGTGCGCCCGGCGACGATCTCGCTGTGCGTCTGGCTGATCCCCGATCCGTTCTGGGGACTGCTCGCCGGCAAGATCCTCGCCGACGGGGTCTTCTACGCCATGGCCGCGACGAGCTTCGTGCTCACCACCAAGACCCGGCTCCGCCCCGCGTACCCGAAGAAGGACTGATGAACGAGACCGCCGCGACCCTCATCGACCGTCGCCGGCGCGAGTGCGCGGCGGTGATGCAGACGGATGACGCCCGCGCCGCCATCGCGCTCCACGGCACTCCGGTGCTGCTCCTGGATCCCTCGATCGTGGTACGCCAGTACACACGGCTGCGAACGGCGCTTCCCTTCGTGCGGTTCCACTACGCGGTGAAGGTCTGCGCCCACCCCGCGGTGATCGCCGCCCTTGCCGAGGAGGGATGCGGCTTCGACGTCGCCTCGGGGGAGGAGATCGCGCTGCTCGAACGCCAGGGTGTCGCGCCGCATCGCGTCATCCACACCCACCCCGTCAAGAAGCCCGCCGAGATCGGTGCGGCGCTCGCCGCCGGCATCCGCACCTTCGTCGTCGACAACGAGATCGAGCTCGAGAAGTTCCGCCGAGGCGGTGCGCCCGATGCGCGCCTGCTCGTGCGACTGGCCTACCGCAGCCCACACGCCGGGAGCGACCTGTCGAGCAAGTTCGGCGTCAGCGCCGAGCGCGCCGAAGCACTCGTGGCTCGCGCCGACGCATGGGGCCTCACCGTGGCAGGTTTCAGCTTCCACGTCGGCAGCCAGCTCGACGACCCCGCCCGCTTCGCTGCCGCGATCCGCGACACGGCTGCGCTGATGTCGCGCCTCGAGCGCGCGAGTGGTCGCCGCTTCACCCTGCTCGACATCGGCGGCGGGTTTCCGATCGCCTACGACCGGCCGGTCGCGGCGCTCGAGGAGATCGCGCGGGTCATTCGTCCGGTGCTGGACCCGCTCGCCGCGCGTTACGAGATCCTCGCCGAACCCGGCCGGGTGCTCGTCGCCGAGTCGGCGCTGCTGGTCACGAGCGTCGACGGTGTCGCCGAACGCCCCGACGGGCGCTGGTACTACCTCGACGACGGCCTGTACGGCTCGTATTCGAACGTGCTCACCGAAGGCGTGCATCCGCTCGTGTTCGCCGAGCGCGATCTGATCGCGCCCGCCCCGCCACGCCGCCGCGCCACGCTCGCCGGGCCCACGTGCGACTCGGCCGATGTCATCGCGCGCGACTGCGACCTCCCCGACCTGCGGGTCGGCGACCTCGTGGTGAGCCCCGTCATGGGCGCCTACACGTCGGTGACCGCGACGCGCTTCAACGGGCGTCCGTTCACCCCGGTCGCGGTGCTCACCCGGGTGCTTCTCCACCACAGTCGGCGAAGCGGGATGAGTCGAAGGTCCCTATCCGAGGC
The Microbacterium sp. SLBN-154 DNA segment above includes these coding regions:
- a CDS encoding carbohydrate ABC transporter permease → MSSLTRDRIENRLIAILRPIVISVLLIVAVFPFYYMVLLSFRSLDSLLQNPGALWISIEELDLSTYLDVLLPVSDGGQGFIVFMRNSLLVALSTVALTLLVAIPGAYAVSRLKFFGRRQVSGLFLAVYFFPAILLAVPLFVFFTQLGLRGSLIALVIVYVSQVAAVSIYTLKNYFATVPVSLEEAAAIDGCTRLQTMRKISLPLAMPALVSNGLFIFMIAWNEFLFALLFLVERRDSWTVSLGLSQLSGSIEVPTTVLMAGSVILTLPIIILFFASERLLVGGLTAGAEKG
- a CDS encoding zinc-dependent alcohol dehydrogenase — encoded protein: MTPMPHIVQFTAPGSVEVVEIVPAPLVPGSVRVATWYSGISAGTELTAYRGTNPYLTSTWDSQRRLFVPGEPSFGYPVQGWGYSEVGEVVEVADDVTALAVGDVVHGIWGHRSDAVLPAAALEGRLLPTDADPLLGTFARVASIALNGVLAADVRLGERVAIFGQGVIGLLATRLATLAGGRVYAVDTVPDRLEVARRFGAAEVVDALIDGGAGARIRELTGEGVDSAIELSGSDRALHEAIRSVVVEGIVAASGFYQGGAVNLHLGEEFHHNRVRILASQISGVPVGLGGRWDQSRLVRTVMALMLEGRLDAAALVTDVVDVSDVADIFRRLDAGDSAILQAVLAFERAPRSL
- a CDS encoding Gfo/Idh/MocA family protein — encoded protein: MTAKALGDIPDHRPLIPRDPPAVGLIGAGAIARSAHLPAYRAWGVPVVAVASRDAADARALAADFAITRVHSTVEELLADPAVAVVDLATGPRGRIDLIEAAVSAGKHVLAQKPLTIDEADMPRLAEIVAGARARGLRLAVNQNARWAPAWRLATLLVRGGAIGEVVGITHLHDKPLPPLASTPFDAVPHMLLADYLVHWIDISRCWLEGARVDAVWASESRVPQQPASACNPWNADVRFRTDRGATAVVRIVGDSRATGGGCPFWIHGTEGTLRGSVLRGSDQLELDRDGDVTTFAVEGQWFPDGFAGAMGELLSAVVSDREPENSLAHVLATARLGFAAVASAEEDGAPVHPHDLLLTRATSESVVTP
- a CDS encoding glycoside hydrolase family 36 protein, yielding MTETHDIPVTDRARVYTEGWQSWSPTTWYRRGEPPHRPDEGWQHLMRFRPGHPAPEGLLQGEGLVVVDPGGGGAAEVFAALDASERVPTIHASWRGDRVIVTAEDGVERWTAAPSDDPGDAALAAFGSRFGAAAGARTGSPTPRVWCTWYQYFEDVTAAHVVENLRAIDAGALGEGVDVDVVQIDDGWSLGTGEWTAPNPRFGDLSEAVAAIRDTGRRAGVWLAPFSVGSRSDLAVRHPDWLTGPAGYNWGDELIGLDLTHPGVRDYLSEVFTRLRTLGVDYLKLDFLYSGAVPGARHEDFTPVAAYRSGLQLIRDVMGEDAYLLGCGAPILPSVGLVDAMRVSPDTFHEGGEDGSQGMRGRMSLEARSWQDRRLYTTDPDCLVARPGFALRDEWAEVVLNAPGVRGFSDRIADLDAHGRELVRRLLTEGPV
- a CDS encoding alpha-amylase family glycosyl hydrolase: MTDIDLDSLRARIRALVTELYPDHVDQVVDDLLALAERWAPLLGRVGTGRPDEGTAYLITYGDAFRRKGETPLHTLADVVRRHVRDAVTDIHLLPIYPWTSDDGFGVVDHRQVNPDLGTWDDIAELRADHALALDFVANHVSTSSPWFQGWLADDPRYAGYFLEPGPDFDTSRVVRPRTSPLTHEYPRPDGRVARAWTTFGPDQVDIDPSTPAAMLDLTDVLLGYLARGATTVRLDAIGFLWKESGTTCIHLPQTHAVIRLWRVLVDALAPGTLLLTETNVPHADNITYFGDGSNEAQMVYQFALPPLVLHAFVTGDAGALSRWASGIVPVSETATWFNFLASHDGIGLRPTEGLLTDEDRTMLVERTLARGGRVSMARRPDGSESVYELNTNFLDALVDPGSSDPDAEAVARGLAAHAILLSVVGVPAIYYHSLLGSGQDRVGMEESDIPRRINREVLDADALDRELGSSERRRGMLEGLRSLLAARRQHPAFSPFADQRVETIDPRVFVVRRAPGTAEEVMAVVNVSGDAVDLPDLCGRDVLTGLELDSVRLPPFGFVWLRP
- a CDS encoding HAD-IIB family hydrolase produces the protein MNTGRRTLVATDIDGTLVPDGTLELPDYTADVLRRLDAAGVAVVFVTGRPLRWMTGFWPHVGNHGMAIVSNGAITYDAHAREIISLTGIEAEDGLALSAIISAELPGARFAIECADGIRLDPRFAARTAVAGAPRGPLREIWTDPAVKLLVRDPDVDADLLHGRIAAIVGDAATVTWTMPGLVEISAAGVTKASALHTLCGRLDVDPAEVIAFGDMPNDIPMLSWAGTSYAMAGAHPSVREIADRTAPASAEEGVAQVLEHLLAEV
- a CDS encoding type III PLP-dependent enzyme, whose amino-acid sequence is MNETAATLIDRRRRECAAVMQTDDARAAIALHGTPVLLLDPSIVVRQYTRLRTALPFVRFHYAVKVCAHPAVIAALAEEGCGFDVASGEEIALLERQGVAPHRVIHTHPVKKPAEIGAALAAGIRTFVVDNEIELEKFRRGGAPDARLLVRLAYRSPHAGSDLSSKFGVSAERAEALVARADAWGLTVAGFSFHVGSQLDDPARFAAAIRDTAALMSRLERASGRRFTLLDIGGGFPIAYDRPVAALEEIARVIRPVLDPLAARYEILAEPGRVLVAESALLVTSVDGVAERPDGRWYYLDDGLYGSYSNVLTEGVHPLVFAERDLIAPAPPRRRATLAGPTCDSADVIARDCDLPDLRVGDLVVSPVMGAYTSVTATRFNGRPFTPVAVLTRVLLHHSRRSGMSRRSLSEAAPQA